A genomic stretch from Leptodactylus fuscus isolate aLepFus1 chromosome 10, aLepFus1.hap2, whole genome shotgun sequence includes:
- the LOC142182836 gene encoding glutathione S-transferase P 1-like, translating into MSGYKISYFPIRARAEPIRLLLADQGVTWTEDEVQLADWFSGKCDLKKTATFGQLPRFQHGDFVLYQSNSILRYLGREHGISGSNNQQSGLIDMVNDGVEDLRQKYSRLIFIEYETGKEKYIKDLPNQLAPFERILANNSNGTKFVVGDKISYADYNLLDILHCHLDLDPKCLATFPLLAAYVERVVSRPKLSQYLKSEKRNKRPITPKHK; encoded by the exons A TGTCCGGGTATAAGATTTCCTACTTCCCCATTAGAG CGAGGGCCGAGCCCATCAGACTGCTGCTCGCTGACCAAGGGGTCACATGGACAGAAGACGAAGTGCAGCTCGCGGACTGGTTCTCTGGAAAGTGCGACCTAAAGAAGACGGCG acTTTTGGGCAACTCCCTCGATTCCAACATGGAGACTTTGTCCTGTATCAGAGCAACAGCATCCTGAGATACCTGGGCCGGGAACATG GGATCAGCGGCAGCAACAACCAGCAGAGCGGACTGATCGACATGGTGAACGACGGTGTGGAGGACCTGAGACAGAAGTACAGCCGCCTGATATTCATTGAATAC GAGACGGGTAAGGAGAAATACATAAAAGATCTGCCCAACCAGCTGGCGCCATTCGAGAGGATTCTGGCCAACAATTCCAATGGAACCAAGTTTGTGGTCGGAGATAAG ATCTCATACGCTGACTACAACCTGCTGGACATCCTTCACTGCCATCTGGACCTTGACCCAAAGTGTTTGGCCACGTTCCCTCTGCTGGCGGCCTACGTGGAGCGCGTTGTCTCCCGGCCGAAACTCAGCCAGTACCTGAAATCTGAGAAGCGCAATAAGCGACCCATCACCCCGAAACACAAATGA